The Paracoccaceae bacterium Fryx2 nucleotide sequence CTCTCACGGCTCGGGTCTAATCTGGCGAGGGTGTGTCAAACCAGCTGGCGGTGGCAGCGGCCCCGGCCCTTGAGGCGGTGGCCAACGCACTGGCGGCGGTGTCCAAAACCACGGGACCGCTGGGCCAAGCGATTGCGGGTGTTTTCGACAATCTGGGACGGCTTGGCGCTTATGCGGCGACCTTTGCCACCTTCCTTGCCGGGCGCTGGGTTGCAGCAATGGCCATAGCGGCGCTGTCGGTGCGCGGGCTTGCCACAGCCCTTGTGGTCGTGCGGGGCGCGCTGATCCGCACCGGCATTGGCGCGCTGATCGTGGGCGCAGGTGAGTTGGTCTATTGGTTCACTCGGCTTGTTGCGGGTGCTGGCGGCTTTGGCGCCGCGATGGGGCTATTGAACGACGTCGCGGTCGAGGTCTGGGGCCGGATCAAAATGGCGGCCAGCTCGGCTGGGGCCGCGGCCACCGCGATGTTCTATGATCTGAAGGCGGACGCGGCCATGGGCATGGCGTCCGCAATTGAAAGCGTGGTGGGGTTTGGCAATGCGACAGCCAACACCTTTGAAGGCGCTCTTCTGGCCGTGAAAGAGATCTGGTCGCGCCTGCCCAGCGTGATTGGCGATCTGGTGTTCACAGCGGCCAACCGCATGCTCGACGGCATTGAGGCAATGCTGAACGGGGCCCTCGGGCAAATTGACGCCTTTACCGGCAAAATCCGGGATGCGCTGGCAGCTGTTGGGATCGAGACAGCCTTTGGTCAGATTGGCGAGATCAGCCTTGGCGATATTGCAAACCCCTTTGCCGGGGCCTCAGCCGAGGCGGGCACGGCGGCGGCAGAAGCGTTCCAGCGCGCCTTTGCCAAAAATCCCCTGACCGCCCCTGATCTTGGTCTGAGCGGCCTTGCCACTGACGCGCTTGCGACCGCGAACGGCTACCGCCAGGCCGCGAGCGATCTTGCCGCAGGGGCAACAGCGCCGCTTGCAAGTTGGCAGGCGCTCAAAGATGCCGTAAGCGGCAGTGGTGCTGCAGGCGCTGATGCGCTTGATGAGGCACAGGCCTCGGCCTCAGGCGTTGCGGATGCCTTGGACAGTGCCACAAACGCGGCCAACTCTGCAGGTGGGGCGGTCAAGGCCGCCGCCGAAGTGGCCAAAACTGGCTGGGCGGCCGTCTCACAATCCTTGGCGGACTATTCCAAGCAGGCGATGGACTGGGGCAAGGGGCTTGGCAGCACTTTGGTCAGCGGCTTTCAATCGGCTGAAACTGCGTTCAAGCAATTTATCACCACCGGCAAGTTCGACTTCAAGTCCTTGGTGTCTTCCATCCTTGCTGATCTGGCAACGCTGGCGTTCAAGCGCGCGGTTCTGGGGCCGATCGCCAACGCGCTGTCTGGGGTCTTTGGGGGTGGAGATATATTTGGCTCGGTTTTGCATGCAGGCGGCATGGTCGGGACTGGCGGAACCAGCCGCAGGGTTCCAGCGCTGGCCTTTGCAGCAGCCCCGCGGATGCATGCCGGAGGCTGGGCGGGCCTTAAACCCGATGAGGTGCCCGCAATCTTGCAGCGTGGCGAGCGGGTGTTGAGCCGCAGGCAGGCAGCGGGCTATGGCGCAGGCGGGGCGGCACCAAACATGTCGATCTCAATTGACGCGCGCGGCGCACAAATTGGCGTGGCCGAACAGATTGAGGCCCGCCTGCGCGCGGCGCTGCCCGAAATCGCGCGCATCGCCAAGCAAAGCGTCGCGGACGGGCGGCGGCGGGGTCAGGCGATATGACAATTCCAGTGTTGCCGCTGGTGCTGGTGTCCGCACTTGAGCGGCAGTCTGGTTACTTCCGTGGCCGAGGCACGCTCACCCTTTACCGGCACGTCGCAAATCCAAGACTGGGGCGCATCATGGTGGGAGTACCAGATTGAAATGGCGGTAACGCAAGGCGCCAATGGCCGCAGCCTGTCTGCGTTCTTTGCCGCTTTGGGCGGTTTGCGGGGGCGGTTCCTGTTTCCCGACCCAACGATTGAGGTGCTGGCGGGGGCGGGTAATCCTTATGTTACTGAGACGCAGGCGGCGGGTAGCGCAACGCTGCGCACCGCAGGCTGGGGACTTGGTCTGCGCGCAGGGGATTTTTTCCAGTTGGGATTGGACGCGACGACACGGCTTTATCAACTGACGGCGGATGTGACGCCAGTGGGTAGCGAGGCCGAACTGGCGTTTGTGCCGTCCTTGCGCGCTGTTGTTCAGGTTGGCACGCCGATTGGCCTGAATGCCCCGTCCGTTCTTCTTCGGCTAACGGCGCCGGTGCCGACGGTCATTGGCCGGGCGGATCAGCATCGGTTTACGATCTCAGCCCGAGAGGCGCTTTGAACTGCGAGGAAATCTGACATGAGCCGAGATGTAACCGCCGCTTTTGCTGCGGCACTGGCAGAGCAACACCTTCGCCCGGTGATCTTCTTCGAGGGCCAATTCGCCACGGGCTGGGTGCGGATTTGGTCGGGGCTGGGCGAGATCGTGCTGGAATGGCCAAACTTGGGCTGGGGCTGGATCGCTTCTGGGCATCGGTTCTCTTGATGAAACCGGCGAGGTCGTGGCGGGTGGCACGGCGGTCTCGTTGTCTGGCGTACCGCTTGATTTGGTGCAAATGGCCATTGAGGAAGCGCGTCAGGGTTTGCCAGGCCGGATCTGGCTTGGGCTTTTGTCTGAAACAGGCCAGATTATCGCCGATCCGGTGCAGGCCTTCTCGGGCCGTCTTGATGTACCAGAAATCAAGGATGATGCTGACAGCTGCACGATTACCATCAGCTAT carries:
- a CDS encoding phage tail tape measure C-terminal domain-containing protein — translated: MLNGALGQIDAFTGKIRDALAAVGIETAFGQIGEISLGDIANPFAGASAEAGTAAAEAFQRAFAKNPLTAPDLGLSGLATDALATANGYRQAASDLAAGATAPLASWQALKDAVSGSGAAGADALDEAQASASGVADALDSATNAANSAGGAVKAAAEVAKTGWAAVSQSLADYSKQAMDWGKGLGSTLVSGFQSAETAFKQFITTGKFDFKSLVSSILADLATLAFKRAVLGPIANALSGVFGGGDIFGSVLHAGGMVGTGGTSRRVPALAFAAAPRMHAGGWAGLKPDEVPAILQRGERVLSRRQAAGYGAGGAAPNMSISIDARGAQIGVAEQIEARLRAALPEIARIAKQSVADGRRRGQAI